The following are encoded together in the Acidovorax sp. KKS102 genome:
- a CDS encoding chorismate-binding protein, whose protein sequence is MTSSCHIDFTQPLSAGAARLRHRFEAPREVLVAQAQHEVRGVLDAVFAAAQQGRWCVGHVRYEAAPAFDAALQTHAADGPLAWFAVYDAPQPGTDDAADAAAATPAQVVWDDSPEREAFDAALAQIQQAIAAGELYQVNYTAPFRGTLQGSPQALFAALLRAQPGGYAAYLQAGDEQVLSVSPELFFDWLDAPEGGTLLARPMKGTAPRGATPEQDAQQAEHLRTAPKERAENVMIVDLLRNDMSRIALPHSVQVPALFATQALPTVWQMTSDVTAHTRPGTTLTDVFAALFPCGSVTGAPKVRAMQMIRALEPAPRGVYCGAVGVVRPGGSAGPDGLHPVAATFNVPIRTVVLRGVGSGVGVGVGSGTGTGTGTDASPAVAEATCGIGSGITSGAEAGAEWAEWHHKRAFVERASAPFEVLETLGLHHGKFVHADQHVRRMGEAAAHFGFAFNAHAVRQELQIAALQHRDGDWRVRLLLAADGSARAEAFALQTTAVPVRLQLALRPFAAAHSEFVRYKTTRRAHYAAFAPTTPGVFDTVLWNEAGEITEGTFGNIAALIDGRWVTPPLSCGLLPGVGRAVALQDGHVVEAVLRVADIPRVQGWAFINSLRGWLDATLDA, encoded by the coding sequence TTGACTTCTAGTTGCCACATTGACTTCACCCAGCCGCTGAGCGCAGGCGCCGCGCGCCTGCGCCACCGGTTTGAGGCCCCGCGCGAGGTGCTGGTGGCCCAGGCACAGCACGAGGTGCGCGGTGTGCTCGACGCCGTGTTTGCCGCCGCACAGCAAGGACGCTGGTGCGTGGGCCATGTGCGCTACGAGGCCGCCCCGGCCTTCGATGCCGCATTGCAGACCCATGCGGCCGACGGCCCGCTGGCCTGGTTTGCCGTGTACGACGCGCCCCAACCCGGGACCGACGACGCGGCGGATGCGGCGGCAGCAACCCCTGCGCAGGTGGTGTGGGACGACAGCCCCGAGCGCGAGGCGTTTGACGCCGCACTGGCGCAGATCCAGCAGGCCATCGCGGCGGGCGAGCTGTACCAGGTCAACTACACCGCGCCCTTTCGCGGCACGTTGCAGGGCTCGCCGCAGGCCCTGTTTGCTGCGTTGCTGCGCGCGCAGCCCGGGGGCTATGCCGCTTACCTGCAGGCGGGTGACGAGCAAGTGCTGTCGGTGTCGCCCGAGCTGTTTTTTGACTGGCTGGACGCGCCGGAAGGCGGCACCCTGCTGGCCCGCCCGATGAAGGGTACGGCCCCGCGTGGCGCCACCCCCGAGCAGGACGCGCAGCAGGCCGAGCACCTGCGCACGGCGCCCAAGGAGCGTGCCGAGAACGTGATGATCGTGGACCTGCTGCGCAACGACATGTCGCGCATTGCGCTACCGCACAGCGTGCAGGTGCCTGCGCTGTTTGCCACGCAGGCCTTGCCCACGGTGTGGCAGATGACCTCGGACGTGACGGCGCACACGCGGCCCGGCACCACGCTGACGGATGTGTTTGCGGCGCTGTTCCCTTGTGGCTCCGTCACGGGGGCGCCCAAGGTGCGCGCCATGCAGATGATCCGCGCGCTGGAGCCCGCGCCACGCGGCGTCTATTGCGGCGCGGTGGGCGTGGTGCGGCCGGGCGGCTCTGCGGGGCCGGACGGCCTGCACCCGGTGGCGGCCACCTTCAACGTGCCCATCCGCACCGTGGTGCTGCGTGGCGTGGGTTCGGGTGTGGGTGTGGGTGTGGGTTCGGGTACGGGTACGGGTACGGGTACGGATGCCTCCCCCGCCGTGGCCGAGGCCACCTGCGGCATTGGCAGCGGCATCACCTCCGGTGCCGAGGCGGGCGCCGAATGGGCCGAGTGGCACCACAAGCGCGCCTTTGTCGAGCGGGCCAGCGCTCCGTTCGAGGTGCTCGAAACCCTGGGCTTGCACCACGGCAAATTCGTGCACGCTGACCAGCATGTGCGCCGAATGGGCGAGGCGGCTGCGCATTTCGGATTTGCGTTCAACGCCCACGCGGTGCGCCAGGAGCTGCAGATTGCCGCCCTGCAACACCGCGATGGCGACTGGCGGGTGCGCCTGCTGCTGGCGGCGGACGGCAGCGCACGCGCCGAGGCCTTTGCGCTGCAGACCACGGCAGTGCCTGTGCGCCTGCAACTGGCGCTGCGCCCCTTTGCGGCCGCACACAGCGAGTTTGTGCGCTACAAGACCACGCGGCGCGCGCACTACGCGGCGTTTGCACCCACCACCCCCGGCGTGTTCGACACGGTGCTGTGGAACGAGGCAGGCGAGATCACCGAAGGCACCTTTGGCAACATCGCCGCGCTCATCGATGGGCGCTGGGTGACGCCGCCCCTGTCCTGCGGCCTGCTGCCCGGCGTGGGCCGCGCCGTCGCACTGCAGGACGGCCACGTGGTGGAGGCCGTGCTGCGCGTGGCCGACATTCCCCGCGTGCAAGGCTGGGCGTTCATCAACAGCCTGCGCGGCTGGCTGGACGCCACGCTGGACGCGTAG
- a CDS encoding 5-carboxymethyl-2-hydroxymuconate Delta-isomerase, whose protein sequence is MPHLTIEYSANLPHYPEAETLTALNAALCAHPQVQDEADLKTRFIVADSFEIGIAPANRAFVHAQLRLLAGRTPEAKKELSDLIAAVLRERTPRPQGVLVQLSVEIVDMDRGSYAKERL, encoded by the coding sequence ATGCCCCACCTGACCATCGAATACTCGGCCAATCTGCCCCACTACCCCGAAGCCGAAACGCTGACCGCCCTCAACGCCGCCCTGTGCGCCCATCCCCAGGTGCAGGACGAGGCGGACCTGAAGACTCGCTTCATCGTGGCCGACAGCTTCGAGATCGGCATTGCGCCCGCCAACCGCGCCTTTGTGCATGCCCAGTTGCGCTTGCTCGCCGGGCGCACACCCGAGGCCAAGAAAGAGCTGTCTGACCTCATTGCCGCCGTGCTGCGCGAACGCACGCCCCGGCCGCAGGGCGTGCTGGTGCAGCTGAGTGTGGAGATCGTCGATATGGACCGGGGTTCGTACGCCAAAGAACGGCTCTGA
- the bioF gene encoding 8-amino-7-oxononanoate synthase yields the protein MTAPTAPQASWLDEIPARLADIERAHLLRRRRVVEPAGGARLRVDGQPMLAFCSNDYLGLASHPALAQAACEATARFGVGSGGSPLVSGHSAANDALEHDLAAYVQLPRALYFYAGYATNTGIIPALVGDGDALFSDALNHACLIDGARLSRATIHRYPHADLAALEAQLGASPARRKLVISDAVFSMDGDLIDIPALLALCERYDALLLLDDAHGFGVLGPQGRGSLAQAGLTGPNASRRVLYMATLGKAAGVAGAFVAGDAALVEWLLQKTRTYIFATAAPPLLASALRQSLHLMEAADDRRAHLDGLIAQLRQGLATLPAPLGWHLLPSRTPVQALIIGSNEAALAVMEGLRAQGLWVPAIRPPTVPTGTARLRIALSAAHTTDDVAQLIEALHALAMQSLNR from the coding sequence ATGACGGCCCCCACCGCGCCACAAGCGTCCTGGCTCGACGAGATCCCTGCGCGGCTGGCCGACATCGAACGCGCCCACCTGCTGCGCCGCCGTCGTGTGGTGGAGCCCGCAGGCGGCGCCCGCCTGCGGGTGGACGGCCAGCCCATGCTGGCCTTTTGCAGCAACGACTACCTGGGCCTGGCCAGCCACCCTGCACTGGCCCAGGCCGCGTGCGAGGCCACTGCGCGTTTTGGCGTGGGCTCTGGCGGATCGCCCCTGGTCAGCGGCCACAGCGCCGCCAACGATGCGCTGGAGCACGACCTGGCCGCCTACGTGCAACTGCCCCGCGCGCTGTACTTCTATGCGGGCTATGCCACCAACACCGGCATCATCCCGGCGCTGGTGGGCGATGGCGATGCGCTGTTCTCCGACGCGCTCAACCACGCCTGCCTGATCGACGGTGCCCGCCTGTCGCGCGCCACCATCCACCGCTATCCACATGCCGACCTGGCTGCGCTGGAAGCCCAACTCGGCGCCAGCCCTGCGCGGCGCAAGCTGGTCATCAGCGACGCCGTGTTCAGCATGGACGGCGACCTGATCGACATCCCGGCCCTGCTGGCGCTGTGCGAGCGTTATGACGCCCTGCTGCTGCTGGACGATGCCCACGGCTTTGGCGTGCTGGGGCCTCAGGGGCGCGGCAGTCTGGCACAGGCCGGGCTAACAGGGCCCAATGCCTCGCGCCGCGTGCTGTACATGGCCACACTGGGCAAGGCAGCGGGCGTGGCCGGTGCGTTTGTGGCGGGGGATGCCGCGCTCGTCGAATGGCTGCTGCAGAAAACGCGCACCTACATCTTTGCCACCGCTGCCCCGCCGCTGCTGGCGAGCGCGCTGCGCCAGAGCCTGCATCTCATGGAGGCGGCCGACGACCGGCGCGCGCACCTGGACGGACTCATCGCACAGCTGCGCCAGGGCCTGGCCACACTGCCTGCCCCCCTGGGCTGGCACCTGCTGCCCTCGCGCACGCCGGTGCAGGCGCTGATCATTGGCAGCAATGAAGCCGCGCTGGCGGTGATGGAAGGCCTGCGCGCCCAAGGCCTGTGGGTGCCTGCCATCCGCCCGCCCACCGTGCCGACAGGCACGGCGCGGCTGCGCATTGCGCTGTCGGCCGCGCACACCACCGACGACGTTGCGCAGTTGATAGAGGCGCTGCATGCGCTGGCAATGCAGTCACTCAACCGCTGA